Proteins co-encoded in one Bradyrhizobium sp. 170 genomic window:
- a CDS encoding CoA transferase has protein sequence MNHVPGALSSFRVLDLSRVRAGPTCVRMLADFGADVIRIEPPLGVDPNDTMFAEKRRGGDFQNLNRNKRGLSLNLKTADGLRYCVNL, from the coding sequence GTGAATCATGTGCCTGGTGCGCTTTCCAGCTTTCGCGTGCTCGATCTATCCCGTGTCCGAGCCGGTCCAACTTGTGTACGGATGCTTGCGGATTTTGGGGCGGACGTAATCCGTATTGAACCGCCCCTCGGTGTTGATCCGAACGACACGATGTTTGCTGAGAAGCGGCGCGGCGGCGACTTCCAGAATCTGAACCGCAACAAACGTGGCTTATCTCTTAATCTCAAGACGGCGGACGGCTTAAGATACTGTGTGAACTTATGA
- a CDS encoding NAD(P)-dependent oxidoreductase, with amino-acid sequence MKVVGSKRDISVPVEGVDRLFGSAELKDLLPLCDFVVLAVSATPETVGLIGAAEIACMRRDAFLINIARGSVVAESELISALQTGAIAGAMLDVFEREPLPQDSPLWDMPNVIVTPHTSGIPTNCMERAFEIIAENIER; translated from the coding sequence ATGAAGGTTGTGGGCTCGAAGCGGGACATTTCGGTTCCGGTTGAAGGTGTAGACCGCTTGTTCGGCTCCGCTGAGCTGAAAGATTTGCTGCCGCTCTGCGATTTCGTGGTCCTGGCCGTGTCGGCCACGCCGGAGACGGTCGGTCTCATCGGCGCGGCCGAGATCGCATGCATGCGGCGTGATGCATTTTTGATCAATATCGCCCGGGGCAGCGTCGTCGCGGAGTCCGAACTGATCAGCGCCTTGCAGACGGGTGCAATCGCGGGCGCGATGTTAGACGTGTTCGAGCGCGAACCGCTTCCGCAGGACAGCCCGCTGTGGGATATGCCAAACGTGATTGTAACGCCCCATACTTCCGGAATCCCCACAAACTGTATGGAGCGAGCATTTGAAATCATTGCAGAAAACATTGAGCGCTAA
- a CDS encoding VOC family protein: MHAQVTSLGILSSKVHPDETRSLFSHAMSQMYRAEVPQYGSLVELVAHVNAQTLANDPELEQALRRNDEIARLGVERHGAVRLGTREELFNIRRVFAVLGMHPVGYYDLSVAGVPVHSTVFRPVANEALRRNPFRVFASLLRLELIEDETLRKEVARILSERRIFTSRVLELVRAFEAEGGLDQTQAEEFVREVLETFRWHSDATVTLETYTKMHNAHRLIADVVSFRGPHINHLTPRTLDIDAVQAVMPQRGITPKAVIEGPPRRKCPILLRQTSFKALQERIEFRGGDGGKVEGAHTARFGEIEQRGVALTPKGRKLYDKLLASVRSDVRVDATGAHAGEYERELAEGFRAFPDSWAELRDQRLAYFRCSPTVEGLAAARRDKVSPGIDELLARGHLRFDPIVYEDFLPVSAAGIFQSNLGTDEQQNYAERANQEAFEDALGAKIADEFALYAQAEQSSLDEALSQLAVAAKAQ, encoded by the coding sequence ATGCATGCTCAAGTAACCTCCCTCGGAATTTTGTCGTCGAAAGTCCACCCTGACGAAACTCGGTCTCTGTTTTCGCATGCGATGTCACAGATGTATCGCGCCGAGGTGCCGCAATACGGCAGCCTCGTCGAACTCGTCGCCCACGTGAATGCACAGACACTTGCGAATGATCCGGAACTGGAGCAGGCTTTGCGTCGGAATGACGAGATTGCTCGCCTCGGCGTCGAACGCCACGGGGCCGTCCGGCTCGGCACGCGGGAAGAGCTGTTCAACATCCGCCGCGTCTTCGCGGTGCTCGGCATGCATCCTGTCGGATACTATGATCTTTCTGTCGCTGGCGTGCCGGTGCATTCCACGGTTTTCCGGCCCGTTGCCAACGAGGCGTTGCGCCGCAATCCGTTTCGCGTTTTCGCTTCACTTCTTCGCCTCGAACTCATCGAGGACGAGACGCTTCGCAAAGAGGTGGCGCGGATCCTATCGGAACGGCGGATCTTTACCTCGCGTGTCCTAGAACTGGTCAGGGCGTTCGAGGCCGAAGGCGGTCTCGACCAGACGCAGGCCGAGGAGTTCGTGCGCGAAGTACTGGAGACGTTCCGCTGGCACAGCGACGCTACAGTGACGCTTGAGACTTACACCAAGATGCACAATGCTCACCGCCTAATCGCCGACGTGGTCAGTTTCCGCGGTCCGCACATCAATCACCTGACGCCGCGCACCCTCGACATCGACGCCGTCCAGGCTGTGATGCCGCAACGCGGCATTACGCCCAAGGCAGTCATCGAGGGGCCGCCTCGTCGTAAGTGTCCTATCCTGCTTCGACAGACCAGCTTCAAGGCGCTTCAGGAGCGCATCGAGTTCAGAGGCGGAGACGGCGGGAAGGTCGAGGGCGCTCACACGGCCCGCTTCGGTGAGATCGAGCAGCGCGGCGTTGCGCTTACCCCAAAGGGCCGCAAGCTCTACGACAAACTGCTGGCTTCGGTCCGCAGCGATGTTCGCGTTGACGCAACCGGCGCTCATGCCGGGGAGTACGAACGCGAATTGGCGGAAGGATTCCGGGCCTTTCCTGACAGCTGGGCGGAACTGCGGGACCAGCGGCTCGCCTATTTCCGCTGTTCGCCGACGGTTGAAGGTCTGGCCGCTGCCAGACGGGACAAGGTCTCGCCTGGAATCGACGAACTCCTGGCGCGCGGCCATTTGCGGTTTGATCCGATCGTATATGAGGATTTCCTCCCAGTCAGCGCTGCGGGCATTTTCCAATCGAATCTCGGTACGGACGAGCAGCAGAACTATGCCGAGCGCGCTAACCAGGAAGCATTCGAAGACGCCTTGGGCGCAAAAATTGCCGATGAGTTCGCGCTCTATGCCCAGGCGGAGCAGAGCTCGCTGGACGAAGCTTTGTCGCAACTCGCCGTGGCGGCAAAGGCGCAGTGA
- a CDS encoding PaaI family thioesterase translates to MHDTTKTAASNRPDQHVGAEGEFAGWRTSSHDSFETHAGPFWHRQEPDGSIRCAFRVRKKHLNGSRDVHGGCLMTFADYCLFAIVSPVLQGPGVTVNFAGEFIDASREGDLIVGTGEITRAGGSLIFVRGQLTAGERTLCTFSGTIKRVKRRAAPQ, encoded by the coding sequence TTGCACGACACCACGAAAACGGCGGCTTCTAACCGCCCCGACCAGCATGTTGGCGCCGAGGGCGAGTTCGCGGGTTGGCGAACCTCGAGCCATGATAGTTTTGAAACTCATGCCGGCCCCTTCTGGCATCGGCAGGAGCCAGACGGCAGCATCCGATGCGCCTTCCGAGTCAGGAAAAAGCACCTCAATGGCTCCCGCGACGTCCATGGCGGCTGCCTGATGACGTTCGCCGACTATTGCTTGTTCGCGATCGTCTCGCCAGTGCTGCAAGGACCCGGCGTGACCGTCAATTTCGCCGGTGAGTTTATCGATGCCAGCCGCGAAGGCGATCTGATCGTGGGCACAGGCGAAATCACCCGCGCCGGCGGCTCGTTGATCTTCGTACGAGGTCAACTGACGGCCGGAGAGCGGACACTGTGCACCTTCTCCGGCACGATCAAGCGGGTGAAGAGGAGGGCGGCACCACAGTAA